One genomic window of Kineococcus endophyticus includes the following:
- a CDS encoding GGDEF domain-containing protein → MRSLHRLVAAPGALVRSLSPRDARAAQRWACASIVSAMLTSFVVQWLTSPDGTNVAAVGSTALVLGVAALLLRLPPRVVAPWVVFVPLLGIVLIVKLDLPSGDAGVTGQVFFTVPVVWAATHLRWGGIALVTAATVAGEAVVVFSLLPLEQAVVDCALVSGLVAVLAGVLGRAASTRQRLVEELAEQAGVDALTGLATRRVLDDTTARLRAEPGVRASLVLLDLDRFKAINDTHGHLGGDAALVHVAGVLRRCCRPGDVVARMGGDELAVLLVDTTPAAAAELADRFVDAVRRSPLHLPDGTVVPLSLSAGTAPLTTSGDPHADPYARADEALYAAKRAGRDRAVAAVLSA, encoded by the coding sequence GTGAGGTCCCTGCACCGCCTGGTCGCCGCGCCCGGCGCCCTGGTCCGTTCGCTGAGCCCGCGCGACGCCCGCGCGGCCCAGCGGTGGGCGTGCGCCTCCATCGTCTCGGCAATGCTCACCAGCTTCGTCGTGCAGTGGCTGACGTCACCGGACGGGACGAACGTGGCGGCCGTCGGGTCCACGGCCCTCGTCCTGGGCGTCGCCGCCCTCCTGCTGCGACTGCCGCCGCGGGTCGTCGCGCCCTGGGTGGTGTTCGTCCCGCTGCTCGGGATCGTGCTCATCGTGAAGCTCGACCTGCCCAGCGGGGACGCCGGTGTCACCGGTCAGGTGTTCTTCACCGTCCCCGTCGTCTGGGCGGCGACGCACCTGCGCTGGGGCGGGATCGCCCTGGTCACGGCCGCGACCGTCGCCGGGGAGGCCGTCGTCGTCTTCTCGCTGCTGCCGCTGGAGCAGGCCGTCGTCGACTGCGCGCTGGTGTCCGGACTGGTGGCCGTCCTCGCCGGCGTCCTGGGTCGCGCAGCGTCCACGCGGCAGCGCCTCGTGGAGGAGCTCGCCGAGCAGGCCGGGGTCGACGCGCTGACGGGGCTGGCCACGCGCCGGGTCCTGGACGACACGACGGCCCGGCTGCGGGCCGAGCCCGGGGTCCGGGCGTCGCTGGTGCTGCTCGACCTCGACCGCTTCAAGGCGATCAACGACACGCACGGCCACCTCGGCGGCGACGCCGCCCTCGTGCACGTGGCCGGTGTCCTGCGCCGGTGCTGCCGCCCCGGGGACGTGGTGGCCCGCATGGGCGGGGACGAACTCGCCGTGCTGCTCGTGGACACCACGCCCGCCGCGGCGGCGGAACTGGCGGACCGGTTCGTCGACGCCGTGCGCCGGTCGCCGCTGCACCTGCCCGACGGGACGGTCGTCCCGCTGTCCCTCAGCGCGGGCACGGCACCGCTGACGACGTCCGGGGACCCCCACGCCGACCCGTACGCCCGTGCGGACGAAGCCCTCTACGCCGCCAAGCGCGCCGGCCGGGACCGGGCGGTCGCGGCCGTCCTCAGTGCGTGA
- a CDS encoding haloacid dehalogenase-like hydrolase, with the protein MRRRPPGRRRTVVFDLDGTLVPGDAFGAFLLSRWRSSPVRLLGALVLAPLVLLDRRAELLVVATATVGTTDAALQRRWREHALRHARFGAVPEALDRLAAHREAGDRVVVATACAEPLARLVLHALGLGDVELVATAYEHRRWGTPRASAIRGEAKVEALRRAGVGLPVDHAYSDSLRDLPLLLAARTPHLVRPRRRDLPRWRRALGDVDVLVRRV; encoded by the coding sequence GTGCGCCGTCGTCCCCCGGGGCGGCGGCGCACTGTCGTCTTCGACCTCGACGGCACCCTCGTCCCCGGTGACGCCTTCGGCGCGTTCCTGCTCTCGAGGTGGCGGAGCTCACCGGTGCGGCTCCTGGGTGCCCTCGTCCTCGCGCCCCTGGTGCTGCTGGACCGCCGTGCCGAACTGCTCGTCGTCGCGACCGCCACCGTCGGGACCACGGACGCCGCGCTGCAGCGACGGTGGCGCGAGCACGCGCTGCGGCACGCGCGGTTCGGCGCGGTCCCCGAGGCGCTGGACCGGCTCGCCGCCCACCGCGAGGCCGGCGACCGGGTCGTCGTCGCCACCGCCTGCGCCGAGCCCCTGGCCCGGCTCGTGCTCCACGCCCTCGGGCTGGGGGACGTCGAGCTGGTCGCCACCGCGTACGAGCACCGGCGGTGGGGGACTCCACGGGCGAGCGCGATCCGTGGGGAGGCCAAGGTCGAGGCGCTCCGGCGGGCCGGGGTCGGGCTGCCCGTCGACCACGCCTACAGCGACAGCCTGCGGGACCTGCCGCTGCTGCTCGCCGCCCGCACGCCCCACCTCGTCCGGCCGCGACGGCGTGACCTGCCGCGGTGGCGACGGGCGCTCGGCGACGTCGACGTGCTGGTTCGCCGCGTCTGA
- a CDS encoding glucose-6-phosphate dehydrogenase, which yields MNNALGATTSAGPTVFVVYGASGDLAKRLVMPGFAALAAADLLPERWVLVGSGRRATPDEQYREHVRDGLVEFARGKNGVTDEVIESLLPGLRFAGGGFTADDPGELLDAIAAAKDEVGEDAQVVHYLALPPSTFESYTKAIAAHGLAEGTRVVYEKPYGTSPQSFEELDQLVLSVFDEQQVFRIDHFLGKEATQQLHVIRFANRMIEQLWSNEHVAQVQIDVPEVLGVDDRATFYDETGATLDMLVTHLLQVAAEVALDPPADWTSDALAEAREAVLAKFRPMDPAEVILGQGTGYREIKDVREGSTTDTFVAARVWVDTERWQGVPFVLRTGKKLAESHQHVTLVFKRPLNSPQKDDDAAPETLTFTLSGNGSLFAGVTARRPGVSDDLVPGKLYLDLAELPNAEPLPPYAALLRDVLIGDRALFTTSAGLRDAWRVAAPMLDHRPELHPYEPGTWGPEAAEAIAAPYGWLTEKRA from the coding sequence ATGAACAACGCGCTGGGCGCCACCACGAGCGCCGGCCCCACCGTCTTCGTCGTCTACGGCGCCAGCGGTGACCTGGCGAAGCGGCTCGTCATGCCGGGCTTCGCAGCCCTGGCCGCCGCCGACCTGCTGCCCGAGCGCTGGGTCCTCGTCGGCAGCGGCCGCCGCGCCACGCCCGACGAGCAGTACCGCGAGCACGTCCGCGACGGTCTCGTCGAGTTCGCCCGCGGCAAGAACGGCGTCACCGACGAGGTGATCGAGTCGCTCCTGCCCGGGCTGCGCTTCGCCGGCGGCGGGTTCACCGCGGACGACCCGGGCGAGCTGCTCGACGCGATCGCGGCGGCCAAGGACGAGGTCGGTGAGGACGCCCAGGTCGTCCACTACCTCGCCCTGCCGCCCTCGACGTTCGAGTCGTACACCAAGGCCATCGCCGCGCACGGCCTCGCCGAGGGCACCCGCGTCGTCTACGAGAAGCCCTACGGCACCTCGCCGCAGTCCTTCGAGGAGCTCGACCAGCTGGTCCTGTCGGTCTTCGACGAGCAGCAGGTCTTCCGCATCGACCACTTCCTCGGCAAGGAGGCGACGCAGCAGCTCCACGTCATCCGGTTCGCGAACCGCATGATCGAGCAGTTGTGGTCGAACGAGCACGTCGCGCAGGTGCAGATCGACGTCCCCGAGGTGCTCGGCGTCGACGACCGCGCGACGTTCTACGACGAGACCGGCGCGACGCTGGACATGCTCGTCACGCACCTGCTGCAGGTCGCCGCGGAGGTCGCCCTCGACCCGCCGGCGGACTGGACGTCGGACGCGCTGGCCGAGGCCCGCGAGGCCGTCCTGGCCAAGTTCCGCCCGATGGACCCGGCCGAGGTCATCCTCGGTCAGGGCACGGGCTACCGGGAGATCAAGGACGTCCGTGAGGGCTCGACGACGGACACGTTCGTCGCGGCCCGCGTGTGGGTCGACACCGAGCGCTGGCAGGGCGTCCCGTTCGTCCTGCGGACGGGCAAGAAGCTCGCCGAGAGCCACCAGCACGTCACCCTCGTCTTCAAGCGGCCGCTGAACTCGCCGCAGAAGGACGACGACGCGGCGCCCGAGACGCTCACCTTCACGTTGTCCGGCAACGGTTCCCTCTTCGCAGGGGTCACGGCCCGCCGTCCCGGCGTCTCCGACGACCTCGTCCCGGGCAAGCTCTACCTGGACCTGGCCGAGCTGCCCAACGCCGAACCGCTGCCCCCGTACGCCGCGCTGCTGCGCGACGTGCTCATCGGTGACCGCGCCCTCTTCACGACGTCGGCCGGGCTGCGCGACGCGTGGCGCGTCGCCGCTCCGATGCTGGACCACCGGCCCGAGCTGCACCCGTACGAGCCGGGCACCTGGGGCCCGGAGGCCGCCGAGGCGATCGCCGCCCCGTACGGCTGGCTGACGGAGAAGCGCGCCTGA
- a CDS encoding aldo/keto reductase has translation MTKTTPWAHRLGLGLAAVGRPAYITLGRGEDLAAARSVAEMQARCHDLLDAAWDAGVRYVDVARSYGYAERFLGAWLAAHPGRREQLTVGSKWGYEYVGGWTLDADVHERKDHSLAVFERQWPETLEALGGPPDVYLVHSVTPDSGALDDEPLLRALTDLARTGVRVGISTSGPAQGAVLERALALSTPFTAVQSTWNLLERSVGPALAQAHDDGWLVVVKEGVANGRLTAHGADPAVTALARVDGQTVDAFALGAALAQPFVDVVLSGAVSREQLAQNLAARPPAAVPDGAVEGPEAYWATRSALPWG, from the coding sequence GTGACGAAGACCACACCGTGGGCGCACCGCCTGGGGCTGGGGCTGGCCGCCGTCGGCCGCCCGGCCTACATCACCCTCGGACGAGGCGAGGACCTCGCCGCGGCCCGCTCCGTGGCGGAGATGCAGGCCCGCTGCCACGACCTGCTCGACGCCGCGTGGGACGCCGGTGTGCGCTACGTCGACGTCGCCCGTTCCTACGGCTACGCCGAGCGGTTCCTCGGCGCCTGGCTCGCCGCCCACCCCGGCCGCCGCGAGCAGCTGACCGTCGGGTCGAAGTGGGGTTACGAGTACGTGGGCGGGTGGACGCTGGACGCCGACGTCCACGAGCGCAAGGACCACTCGCTGGCCGTCTTCGAGCGGCAGTGGCCCGAGACGCTGGAGGCGCTCGGGGGCCCGCCGGACGTGTACCTCGTCCACTCGGTGACCCCCGACTCCGGCGCCCTCGACGACGAACCCCTCCTGCGGGCGCTCACCGACCTCGCGCGTACCGGTGTGCGCGTGGGCATCTCGACCAGCGGTCCGGCCCAGGGCGCCGTCCTCGAACGCGCCCTCGCGCTGTCGACGCCGTTCACGGCGGTGCAGTCGACGTGGAACCTCCTCGAGCGCTCCGTGGGTCCCGCCCTCGCCCAGGCCCACGACGACGGCTGGCTCGTCGTGGTGAAGGAGGGCGTCGCGAACGGACGGCTCACCGCCCACGGCGCGGACCCGGCGGTCACCGCCCTCGCCCGCGTCGACGGTCAGACGGTCGACGCCTTCGCCCTCGGCGCCGCCCTGGCCCAGCCCTTCGTCGACGTCGTCCTCAGCGGGGCCGTGAGCCGGGAGCAGCTGGCGCAGAACCTCGCGGCGCGACCGCCGGCCGCCGTGCCCGACGGCGCGGTCGAGGGGCCCGAGGCGTACTGGGCGACGCGCAGCGCGCTGCCGTGGGGGTGA
- a CDS encoding alkaline phosphatase D family protein, translated as MATPTDRRTFLAATGAVAGLAAATGVGVSPAEASSGRHRDDDPFTLGIASGDPTADGVVLWTRLAPEPFEADGGMGRHAVRVEWRVCTDEGMRCEVARGRALAAPELAHSVHVEVDGLEPDREYHYQFRYRRAVSAVGRTRTLPAARSCPAELRFAFVSCQDFASGYYPSYVDIAGQDLGFVLHLGDYVYEGDVDDRGGYRDAPVPEPARAAPRTLEQWRYRYSLYKSDPQLQAAHARHPFVVTWDDHEVANDYAGTAAEGRPDLAAVRAAAYQAYYEHQPLRRASIPRPDGGLRLYRGLEFGTLASLSVLDGRQYRTVPAGTWGEGPEVRDPAATMLGREQERWLDRRLHASRARWNVLGGNVMVSGLDHDGPTGDVVWHDSWDGYPVARERLFRSLESSRVSNPVFVTGDWHSTFVSDVHRQVERPGDSPVIATEFVGTSISSNGDREVYGPYYGPMIAYNPQVRFFDGDRRGYVRCTVTPGQWRTELRMTPTVSTPDAPTSTFREFVVEDGRPGAVEV; from the coding sequence ATGGCCACCCCCACCGACCGCCGCACGTTCCTCGCCGCGACGGGTGCCGTCGCCGGGCTCGCCGCCGCCACGGGCGTGGGGGTGAGCCCCGCGGAGGCGAGCAGCGGTCGGCACCGCGACGACGACCCGTTCACCCTCGGCATCGCCTCCGGCGACCCGACGGCGGACGGTGTCGTCCTGTGGACCCGGCTGGCGCCGGAACCCTTCGAGGCCGACGGAGGCATGGGCCGGCACGCGGTCCGCGTCGAGTGGCGGGTCTGCACCGACGAGGGCATGCGCTGCGAGGTGGCCCGCGGCCGCGCTCTCGCCGCACCGGAACTCGCGCACTCGGTGCACGTCGAGGTCGACGGGTTGGAGCCGGACCGCGAGTACCACTACCAGTTCCGGTACCGCCGGGCCGTGTCGGCCGTCGGCCGGACCAGGACCCTGCCGGCAGCGCGTTCGTGCCCGGCGGAACTGCGCTTCGCGTTCGTGTCCTGCCAGGACTTCGCGTCCGGGTACTACCCGTCCTACGTGGACATCGCCGGACAGGACCTGGGGTTCGTGCTGCACCTGGGCGACTACGTGTACGAGGGCGACGTCGACGACCGCGGCGGGTACCGCGACGCACCCGTCCCCGAACCCGCCCGAGCCGCGCCCCGGACCCTGGAGCAGTGGCGCTACCGCTACTCGCTCTACAAGAGCGACCCGCAGCTGCAGGCCGCCCACGCCCGGCACCCGTTCGTCGTGACGTGGGACGACCACGAGGTCGCGAACGACTACGCCGGGACGGCGGCCGAGGGGCGGCCCGACCTCGCCGCGGTCCGCGCCGCCGCGTACCAGGCGTACTACGAGCACCAACCCCTGCGGCGCGCGTCCATCCCCCGCCCCGACGGCGGGTTGCGGCTGTACCGGGGCCTGGAGTTCGGGACCCTGGCGTCGTTGAGCGTGCTCGACGGCCGCCAGTACCGGACCGTCCCCGCCGGGACGTGGGGCGAGGGCCCGGAGGTGCGGGACCCGGCCGCCACGATGCTCGGTCGGGAGCAGGAACGCTGGCTGGACCGCCGTCTCCACGCCTCCCGGGCGCGCTGGAACGTGCTGGGCGGCAACGTGATGGTCTCCGGTCTCGACCACGACGGGCCGACCGGGGACGTGGTGTGGCACGACTCCTGGGACGGCTACCCCGTCGCCCGTGAACGCCTGTTCCGGTCCCTGGAGAGTTCCCGGGTGTCGAACCCGGTCTTCGTCACGGGCGACTGGCACTCGACGTTCGTCAGCGACGTGCACCGACAGGTCGAACGTCCCGGGGACTCCCCCGTCATCGCCACCGAGTTCGTGGGCACGTCGATCTCCTCGAACGGTGACCGTGAGGTGTACGGGCCCTACTACGGCCCGATGATCGCGTACAACCCCCAGGTGCGGTTCTTCGACGGCGACCGCCGCGGCTACGTCCGCTGCACCGTGACGCCGGGGCAGTGGCGGACGGAACTGCGGATGACCCCCACCGTGTCGACCCCCGACGCGCCCACCTCCACGTTCCGCGAGTTCGTGGTCGAGGACGGCCGGCCGGGCGCCGTGGAGGTCTGA
- a CDS encoding SDR family oxidoreductase codes for MTTWTTTTALVTGANRGIGRATAAELLARGATVYAAARRPESIDLPGVTPVALDITDPASVAAAAELASDVDLLVNNAGISTGGTLLGDLDAVRAEMDVNFWGTLSMVRAFAPVLAANGGGTVVNVASALSWFAFPGAGSYAVSKAANWNMSNALRIELAGQGTHVVSVHLGAADTDMMKGYEGPMTAPADVATRMLDGVAAGAFEVVVDDWSEMVKASLAKDPREFYQQHLTA; via the coding sequence ATGACCACCTGGACCACCACCACCGCTCTCGTCACCGGCGCCAACCGCGGCATCGGCCGGGCCACCGCCGCCGAACTGCTCGCCCGCGGCGCCACCGTCTACGCCGCGGCCCGCCGCCCCGAGAGCATCGACCTGCCGGGCGTCACGCCCGTCGCGCTCGACATCACCGACCCCGCCTCGGTGGCCGCTGCCGCCGAGCTGGCCTCCGACGTCGACCTGCTCGTCAACAACGCCGGGATCTCCACCGGCGGGACGCTCCTCGGCGACCTGGACGCCGTCCGCGCCGAGATGGACGTGAACTTCTGGGGGACGCTGTCGATGGTCCGCGCGTTCGCGCCCGTCCTCGCGGCCAACGGCGGGGGGACGGTCGTCAACGTCGCCTCCGCGCTGTCGTGGTTCGCGTTCCCCGGTGCCGGCTCGTACGCCGTCTCCAAGGCCGCGAACTGGAACATGAGCAACGCCCTGCGCATCGAACTGGCGGGCCAGGGCACCCACGTCGTCTCCGTCCACCTCGGCGCGGCCGACACCGACATGATGAAGGGGTACGAGGGCCCCATGACCGCGCCCGCCGACGTCGCCACGCGCATGCTGGACGGCGTCGCCGCCGGCGCGTTCGAGGTCGTCGTCGACGACTGGAGCGAGATGGTCAAGGCGTCCCTGGCCAAGGACCCGCGGGAGTTCTACCAGCAGCACCTGACGGCCTGA
- a CDS encoding MerR family transcriptional regulator, which yields MRIGEVAQRSGVSVRALRYYEEQGLLHAERSPGGQRHYPASAVDRVRFIQNLYAAGLGSKAVLRILPCMDHGVLTDEMQDRLLAERARVQAQLDELTATRDKLDDVIRAGQAYRADPSAPTRCAVAS from the coding sequence GTGCGCATCGGCGAGGTCGCGCAGCGGTCGGGGGTCAGCGTCCGGGCGCTGCGGTACTACGAGGAGCAGGGGCTGCTGCACGCCGAGCGCAGCCCCGGCGGGCAGCGCCACTACCCGGCTTCGGCCGTGGACCGGGTCCGGTTCATCCAGAACCTCTACGCCGCCGGGCTCGGCAGCAAGGCCGTCCTGCGGATCCTGCCGTGCATGGACCACGGCGTGCTGACCGACGAGATGCAGGACCGGCTGCTGGCGGAGCGGGCCCGCGTGCAGGCGCAGCTCGACGAGCTCACGGCCACGCGCGACAAGCTGGACGACGTGATCCGTGCCGGGCAGGCCTACCGCGCCGACCCTTCGGCGCCGACGCGCTGTGCGGTGGCCTCGTGA
- a CDS encoding adenosine deaminase, with product MTGRTRVEDLPKAELHVHLEGTLEADHLLELARRHDVALPWRSVEEVRAAYAFTDLQSFLDVFFVGCRVLRERQDFADLAHRYLLRAAADGVVRAEVFFGVQTFLALGVPLADQLEGIFDGFDRARAETGIDAALITSAQRHRTEDDALAMVDALMPWADRIVGFGLGSTELGNPPSKFARYFATVRDRGFHATAHAGEEGGPDYVREALDVGVERIDHGVRSAEDPDLVALLARERVPLTVCPLSNQRLHVTPDLTAHPLRTLLDAGVLVTVNSDDPSYFGGYVADNYRAVRDALDLTDEELERLARTSLSATWAGPPATS from the coding sequence ATGACAGGACGGACGAGGGTCGAGGACCTCCCCAAGGCCGAGCTCCACGTCCACCTGGAGGGGACCCTCGAGGCCGACCACCTGCTCGAGCTGGCACGCCGCCACGACGTCGCCCTGCCGTGGCGGAGCGTCGAGGAGGTTCGCGCCGCCTACGCGTTCACCGACCTCCAGTCGTTCCTCGACGTGTTCTTCGTCGGCTGCCGCGTGCTGCGGGAACGGCAGGACTTCGCGGACCTCGCGCACCGCTACCTCCTGCGCGCGGCGGCCGACGGGGTGGTCCGGGCCGAGGTGTTCTTCGGCGTGCAGACGTTCCTCGCCCTCGGGGTGCCGCTCGCGGACCAGCTGGAGGGGATCTTCGACGGGTTCGACCGGGCGCGGGCCGAGACGGGCATCGACGCCGCGCTCATCACGTCGGCGCAACGGCACCGCACCGAGGACGACGCCCTCGCGATGGTCGACGCCCTCATGCCGTGGGCTGACCGGATCGTGGGGTTCGGGCTGGGCTCCACCGAACTCGGGAACCCGCCGTCGAAGTTCGCGCGGTACTTCGCGACGGTCCGGGACCGGGGTTTCCACGCCACGGCCCACGCCGGGGAGGAGGGTGGCCCGGACTACGTGCGCGAGGCGCTCGACGTCGGCGTCGAACGCATCGACCACGGGGTGCGGTCCGCCGAGGACCCCGACCTCGTCGCCCTCCTGGCCCGCGAGCGGGTTCCGCTCACGGTCTGCCCGCTGTCGAACCAGCGGCTGCACGTCACCCCCGACCTGACGGCGCACCCGCTGCGGACACTGCTCGACGCGGGCGTCCTCGTCACGGTCAACTCCGACGACCCGAGCTACTTCGGCGGCTACGTCGCGGACAACTACCGCGCCGTGCGGGACGCGCTGGACCTCACCGACGAGGAGCTGGAGCGCCTGGCGCGCACCAGCCTCAGCGCGACCTGGGCAGGTCCGCCAGCCACGTCCTGA
- a CDS encoding oxygenase MpaB family protein, translating to MTFPELPTPEQLTAAQRRGDDLADAVADAVHDDPAVRGEFARALRAGSSSAQHPAVRAFVAEQERLADAGDPDLLAAGARATFTAPLAVHVFDVGAGALISSYRPPGPAAVLTGTGRLVHGTQHRLTETARWLSAASLPDGLVRGAEGWVMTSWVRLGHAVARRAVQRAEGRGVVVPISQMDSVRTWLDFTVVAPRSAHRLGFEVTDAEYAQFLTYWRFLGGLLGVEPQLVAGAVDRRSAADLLRRVDALTGPPSQDSRILTEAGIEALAGGLRDLVRVPLGPGRIAARTVARHLQGPDLGRALGLGDPAPQDRLVPLAAAVNRVGLSVLRRSDRVWNAVVELNIWSNRRFLTESAELVA from the coding sequence GTGACGTTCCCGGAACTGCCCACCCCGGAGCAGCTCACGGCCGCCCAGCGGCGCGGCGACGACCTGGCCGACGCGGTGGCCGACGCCGTGCACGACGACCCCGCCGTCCGCGGCGAGTTCGCGCGGGCGTTGCGAGCGGGCTCCTCGAGCGCGCAGCACCCGGCCGTCCGGGCGTTCGTCGCCGAGCAGGAACGGCTGGCCGACGCGGGCGACCCGGACCTGCTCGCCGCCGGGGCCCGCGCGACGTTCACCGCGCCGCTGGCGGTGCACGTGTTCGACGTCGGCGCCGGCGCGCTCATCAGCTCCTACCGTCCCCCGGGGCCCGCGGCCGTCCTCACCGGCACCGGCCGCCTCGTGCACGGGACCCAGCACCGCCTCACCGAGACGGCGCGCTGGCTGTCGGCGGCCTCCCTCCCGGACGGGCTCGTCCGCGGGGCCGAGGGCTGGGTCATGACGTCGTGGGTCCGCCTGGGGCACGCGGTGGCCCGGCGCGCCGTGCAGCGGGCGGAGGGCCGGGGCGTCGTCGTGCCGATCTCCCAGATGGACTCGGTGCGGACCTGGCTCGACTTCACGGTGGTCGCCCCGCGGTCGGCCCACCGGCTGGGGTTCGAGGTCACCGACGCCGAGTACGCGCAGTTCCTCACCTACTGGCGGTTCCTGGGCGGGTTGCTGGGGGTCGAACCCCAGCTCGTCGCGGGCGCCGTCGACCGCCGTTCCGCCGCCGACCTGCTGCGTCGCGTCGACGCCCTCACCGGCCCGCCGTCGCAGGACTCGCGGATCCTCACCGAGGCCGGGATCGAGGCCCTCGCCGGCGGGTTGCGCGACCTCGTCCGGGTCCCCCTGGGCCCGGGCCGGATCGCGGCCCGCACCGTGGCGCGCCACCTGCAGGGTCCCGACCTCGGCCGGGCGCTCGGGCTGGGCGACCCCGCCCCGCAGGACCGGCTGGTCCCACTCGCCGCGGCCGTCAACAGGGTGGGCCTGTCCGTCCTGCGCCGGTCGGACCGGGTGTGGAACGCGGTCGTGGAGCTGAACATCTGGTCGAACCGGCGCTTCCTGACCGAGAGCGCGGAACTGGTGGCATGA
- a CDS encoding RNA-binding S4 domain-containing protein, whose protein sequence is MTRIDAWTWAVRLYKSRSLASAAVKAGHVRVNDERAKPATSVHVGDVVTVRAEGYDKVFEVVQLLDKRVGAPLAQAAYIDHSPPPPPRDEFFGAFGVRDRGAGRPTKRDRREMDDLRGRR, encoded by the coding sequence GTGACGAGGATCGACGCGTGGACGTGGGCGGTCCGGCTCTACAAGAGCCGGTCGCTCGCGTCCGCGGCGGTGAAGGCGGGTCACGTCCGCGTCAACGACGAGCGCGCGAAACCCGCGACGAGCGTCCACGTCGGGGACGTGGTCACGGTGCGGGCGGAGGGGTACGACAAGGTCTTCGAGGTCGTCCAGTTGCTGGACAAGCGCGTGGGTGCTCCCCTGGCCCAGGCGGCCTACATCGACCACTCCCCACCCCCGCCGCCCCGGGACGAGTTCTTCGGTGCGTTCGGCGTCCGCGACCGCGGCGCCGGACGCCCGACGAAGCGCGACCGGCGGGAGATGGACGACCTGCGAGGACGACGGTGA